In one Streptomyces sp. NBC_01241 genomic region, the following are encoded:
- a CDS encoding YdbC family protein, which produces MLVKWIRCTVVDRRGFERGQRKWAGLLGEPGFRGQGGGWSRGRPEVAHVFAFWENRVFYDSFMARAHDGLAAAQSGTYSSIQVKLFEYRFDVKTGFEPRFTDADVVRVAHSKVHEDRVEHFALMQERVWNPAMAGSPGMLRGVFGEAPGHEFLVLSMWQSSAERGKYRAGSIERLTQRAQTEDDVAAVAGDVVQLEPSWTV; this is translated from the coding sequence GTGCTGGTCAAGTGGATTCGTTGCACCGTGGTGGACCGTCGAGGCTTTGAACGGGGACAGCGAAAGTGGGCGGGGCTGCTGGGTGAGCCGGGATTCAGGGGTCAGGGCGGCGGGTGGAGCCGAGGGCGTCCGGAAGTGGCGCATGTTTTCGCCTTCTGGGAGAACCGCGTCTTTTACGACTCGTTCATGGCGCGTGCCCACGACGGGTTGGCCGCAGCGCAGTCCGGCACGTACAGCAGCATCCAGGTCAAGCTGTTCGAGTACCGCTTCGATGTGAAGACCGGCTTTGAGCCGCGCTTCACCGATGCGGATGTCGTCAGGGTGGCGCACAGCAAGGTGCACGAGGACCGGGTCGAGCATTTCGCACTGATGCAGGAGAGGGTGTGGAACCCGGCGATGGCCGGCTCTCCGGGGATGCTGAGGGGGGTGTTCGGCGAGGCGCCGGGGCACGAGTTCCTTGTGTTGTCCATGTGGCAGTCGAGCGCCGAGCGTGGCAAGTACCGGGCGGGGAGCATCGAGCGGCTGACGCAACGGGCGCAGACCGAGGACGATGTGGCGGCTGTGGCAGGAGACGTGGTGCAGCTCGAACCGTCCTGGACGGTGTGA
- a CDS encoding TetR/AcrR family transcriptional regulator, whose translation MTERRVPPETAVPAAPLAPGSRRPGGRTARTRAAVRDAVLTGLVEHGYPGLSVEYVAEHSGIHKTTLYRRWGNLEGLVVDALDLAGEDSWTPPDTGTLEGDLRALAHTTAAAFTDPDTAAAPTAFVAAAFQSRRAAEALRGFYAERFARCEVIVARAVARDELDQRTDAGALVRAVASPLFFRLFITREPIDERLADQSVDAALAAARAGVFSTPPTSASAAPA comes from the coding sequence TTGACCGAACGAAGAGTTCCCCCGGAGACCGCTGTTCCGGCAGCCCCGCTCGCCCCTGGTAGCCGCCGCCCCGGAGGTCGCACCGCTCGCACCCGCGCGGCGGTCCGGGATGCCGTCCTCACCGGGCTCGTCGAGCATGGCTACCCGGGCCTCTCCGTCGAATACGTCGCCGAGCATTCCGGCATCCACAAGACGACCCTCTACCGCCGCTGGGGAAACCTCGAAGGACTGGTCGTGGATGCCCTGGATCTGGCCGGGGAGGACAGCTGGACACCGCCCGACACCGGAACCCTGGAGGGAGATCTGCGCGCCCTCGCACACACGACGGCCGCCGCCTTCACCGACCCCGACACAGCGGCCGCGCCGACTGCGTTCGTCGCCGCGGCCTTCCAGTCCCGGCGCGCCGCCGAGGCGCTGCGCGGCTTCTACGCCGAACGGTTCGCCCGCTGCGAGGTCATCGTCGCGCGCGCTGTCGCGCGCGACGAACTGGACCAGCGCACGGACGCAGGAGCGCTGGTCAGGGCAGTGGCCTCCCCCTTGTTCTTCAGGCTGTTCATCACCCGTGAACCCATCGACGAGAGGCTGGCCGACCAGTCCGTGGACGCGGCGCTGGCAGCTGCCCGAGCGGGCGTCTTCAGCACCCCGCCCACCTCGGCCTCGGCCGCACCCGCCTGA
- a CDS encoding IS701 family transposase has translation MTPEEMETVRPRLEAFAAEMLGSLARRDQRAKGELYLRGLMLDGKRKSMQPMAERLGVDHQQLQQFVSSSTWNWGKVRERLARWAAAHISPEAYAIDDVGFPKDGYDSPGVARMYCGALGKRGNCQVGVSVNLVSDRASSAVDWRLFLPESWDDAKNADDALLAEAIRRRRTKAGIPDSERHREKWRLALDMLDEVRGDWELPDLPVVADAGYGDATGFREGLSERGLAYAVAVKGSTTAYPGDAVPRRPPYSGQGRPPGPAYPDPHTTLRQLALDEGRSTLRTVTWRQGSKTTRNNPRAEMRSRFLALRVRPANRTIRRAVDGSLPECWLLAEWPPGAAEPTDYWLSTLPADTPLRELVRICKIRWRIEHDYRELKDGLGLDHFEGRNFPGWHRHTTLASLAQAFCTLLRLDPKAPAPA, from the coding sequence GTGACACCTGAGGAGATGGAGACGGTCCGCCCGCGCTTGGAGGCGTTCGCGGCGGAGATGCTCGGTTCACTGGCGCGGCGGGACCAGCGGGCCAAGGGTGAGTTGTACCTGCGCGGGCTGATGCTGGACGGTAAGCGCAAGTCGATGCAGCCGATGGCCGAGCGTCTGGGTGTGGACCATCAGCAGCTCCAGCAGTTCGTCTCCTCTTCCACCTGGAACTGGGGCAAGGTCCGTGAGCGGCTGGCCCGTTGGGCTGCGGCTCACATCTCGCCCGAGGCGTACGCGATCGATGACGTGGGCTTCCCCAAGGACGGCTACGACTCGCCGGGGGTGGCGCGGATGTACTGCGGCGCGCTGGGCAAGCGCGGAAACTGCCAGGTCGGGGTCAGTGTCAACCTGGTGTCCGACCGTGCCTCCTCGGCGGTCGACTGGCGTCTGTTCCTGCCCGAGAGCTGGGACGACGCCAAGAACGCGGACGATGCGCTGCTGGCCGAGGCGATCCGCCGCCGCCGGACGAAGGCCGGCATCCCCGACAGCGAGCGGCACCGGGAGAAGTGGCGCCTGGCCCTGGACATGCTGGACGAGGTTCGCGGGGACTGGGAGCTGCCCGACCTGCCGGTGGTCGCCGACGCCGGCTACGGGGACGCGACAGGCTTTCGCGAGGGCCTGAGCGAACGTGGGCTGGCCTACGCGGTCGCGGTCAAGGGCAGCACCACCGCCTACCCGGGTGACGCCGTCCCCCGGCGCCCGCCCTACAGCGGCCAGGGCCGCCCGCCCGGCCCGGCGTACCCCGACCCCCACACCACCTTGCGCCAACTCGCCCTGGACGAAGGACGATCCACGCTACGGACGGTGACCTGGCGCCAGGGCAGCAAGACCACCAGGAACAACCCCCGCGCCGAGATGCGCTCACGATTCCTCGCACTGCGCGTCCGCCCGGCCAACCGCACGATCCGCCGCGCCGTGGACGGTTCCCTGCCCGAGTGCTGGCTGCTGGCCGAGTGGCCGCCCGGCGCCGCCGAGCCCACCGACTACTGGCTGTCCACCCTGCCCGCCGACACCCCACTGCGCGAGCTGGTCCGCATCTGCAAGATCCGCTGGCGCATCGAGCACGACTACCGCGAACTCAAGGACGGCCTGGGCCTGGACCACTTCGAGGGCCGCAACTTCCCCGGCTGGCACCGCCACACCACCCTCGCCTCCCTCGCCCAAGCCTTCTGCACCCTGCTCAGACTCGACCCAAAAGCCCCTGCGCCGGCCTGA
- a CDS encoding ATP-binding cassette domain-containing protein: protein MGENGAGKTTLLGLLAGLERPDSGEAFTASDGSTGLLAQTPRLPPDSAVQDVIDDALAELRTMEQKLREAEAALGTAGRAALAAYGDLLTAFELRGGCEADARVDKAMHGLGLARIGPARRLGSLSGGEQARLGIACLIAASPEVMLLDEPTHHLDGAALDWLEGALLSYRGTVIAVSHDRIFLERVTTAVLEVDSDRRTVVRYGGGYEGFRRRHTGRSTHRPQPTMSRPTATSRTTTRWRTTGPRAGSRPRCPGGSAMPASVWSD from the coding sequence GTGGGAGAGAACGGCGCGGGGAAGACAACCCTGCTCGGCCTGCTCGCCGGCCTGGAACGGCCGGATTCCGGTGAGGCGTTCACGGCGTCCGACGGCAGTACAGGGCTGCTGGCGCAGACGCCAAGGCTGCCGCCGGACAGCGCGGTCCAGGACGTGATCGACGATGCCCTTGCGGAACTGCGCACCATGGAGCAGAAGTTACGGGAGGCCGAAGCAGCACTCGGTACGGCCGGCCGCGCCGCCCTTGCCGCCTACGGAGACCTGCTCACGGCGTTCGAACTACGCGGGGGATGCGAAGCGGACGCGCGTGTCGACAAGGCGATGCACGGCCTCGGTCTGGCCCGCATCGGACCGGCCCGGCGGCTCGGCAGTCTCTCCGGCGGCGAGCAGGCACGGCTCGGCATCGCCTGCCTGATCGCGGCGTCCCCCGAGGTGATGCTGCTCGACGAACCCACCCATCACCTGGACGGAGCCGCTCTCGACTGGCTGGAGGGCGCACTGCTGTCCTACCGCGGCACGGTGATCGCCGTGTCCCATGACCGGATCTTCCTTGAGCGCGTGACCACAGCGGTGCTGGAGGTCGACTCCGACCGCCGGACCGTTGTGCGCTACGGCGGTGGATACGAGGGATTCCGGAGAAGGCACACCGGGAGGAGTACACATCGACCACAGCCCACGATGTCGCGGCCGACCGCGACATCAAGGACAACAACAAGATGGCGTACGACCGGGCCGCGGGCCGGGTCCAGGCCTCGGTGTCCGGGCGGATCCGCAATGCCCGCAAGCGTCTGGAGCGACTGA
- a CDS encoding ATP-binding cassette domain-containing protein, producing MSLTGIRVGDRLAVDRLSVAAGERLLIHGGNGAGKSTLLRVMAGVLEPDAGRVVRRGGIGYLAQEIPTYRPAERVLATFGRGLPLTDDEQEELLLSYGLFRSRDLQLPVGSLSAGQHRRLALARLLARPADLLLLDEPANHLALGLVQELEEALAHWQGAMVVVSHGRALRRRFTADIRRMESGQLLE from the coding sequence GTGTCCCTGACGGGTATACGGGTGGGCGATCGGCTCGCAGTCGACCGGCTCTCCGTAGCGGCGGGCGAGAGACTGCTGATTCACGGCGGTAACGGAGCGGGGAAGTCGACTCTGCTCCGCGTCATGGCGGGCGTGCTCGAACCGGACGCGGGCCGCGTGGTCCGGCGGGGCGGAATCGGCTACCTCGCGCAGGAGATACCGACGTACCGACCTGCGGAGCGGGTGCTCGCGACATTCGGCCGGGGACTGCCACTCACCGACGACGAACAGGAGGAACTGCTGCTCTCGTACGGACTGTTCCGGTCCCGGGATCTCCAGTTGCCGGTCGGATCGCTGTCCGCGGGGCAGCACAGACGTCTCGCCCTCGCCCGTCTGCTGGCCAGGCCCGCGGACCTGCTGCTGCTCGACGAGCCCGCGAATCACCTGGCCCTCGGACTGGTGCAGGAGCTGGAAGAGGCGCTGGCGCACTGGCAGGGCGCGATGGTGGTGGTCTCCCACGGCAGGGCGCTGCGCCGCCGCTTCACGGCCGACATCCGTCGGATGGAGTCCGGACAACTGCTCGAATGA
- a CDS encoding histidine phosphatase family protein, whose protein sequence is MARPQRIVLVRHGESEGNADDTVYEREPDHALKLTATGLRQARETGVRLRELFDGERVSVYVSPYRRTHETFRSFGLDLERVRVREEPRLREQDWGNWQDREDVRLQKAYRDAYGHFFYRFAQGESGADVYDRVGAFLESLYRSFEAPDHPPNVLLVTHGLTMRLFCMRWFHWSVAEFESLSNPGNGETRALILGADGRYTLDRPFERWRTPEPYGITG, encoded by the coding sequence ATGGCACGACCGCAACGCATTGTCCTCGTCCGGCACGGGGAGTCCGAGGGCAACGCCGATGACACGGTGTACGAGCGTGAGCCCGACCATGCGCTGAAGCTCACCGCGACAGGTCTCCGGCAGGCCAGGGAGACGGGCGTGCGGCTGCGCGAGCTGTTCGACGGCGAACGGGTCAGCGTGTACGTCTCGCCCTACCGCCGCACGCACGAGACCTTCCGGTCCTTCGGGCTGGACCTGGAGCGCGTGCGGGTGAGGGAGGAGCCGCGGCTGCGGGAGCAGGACTGGGGGAACTGGCAGGACCGGGAGGATGTGAGGCTGCAGAAGGCGTACCGGGATGCCTACGGGCACTTTTTCTACCGCTTCGCACAAGGCGAGTCCGGGGCCGATGTGTACGACAGGGTCGGGGCCTTCCTGGAGAGTCTGTACCGGAGCTTCGAAGCCCCTGACCACCCGCCGAACGTTCTGCTGGTCACACACGGGCTGACCATGCGTTTGTTCTGCATGCGCTGGTTCCACTGGTCGGTGGCCGAGTTTGAATCGCTGTCCAATCCGGGCAACGGCGAGACCAGGGCACTGATACTCGGAGCGGACGGGCGCTACACCCTTGACCGGCCTTTCGAACGCTGGCGCACCCCTGAGCCGTACGGCATCACCGGATAG
- a CDS encoding ADP-ribosylglycohydrolase family protein, whose amino-acid sequence MTTADSASEQRLERALASLRGLAVGDALGSQFFVPANYPLLKQRGLPPGPWQWTDDTEMASSVLAVLVRHERIDQDALAHSFADHHDFDRGYGPAVNRLLRLVREGSDWRELASALFNGQGSWGNGSSMRIAPLGAWYADDPEQATHQAEISSYTTHQHREAVVGAMAVAAAASLAAASAGPPTPTELLDGVIGLVPRSAVGAGLRRARDMLDYDDAGTVAAVLGNGRRTSAHDTVPFALWSAARSLGDFEQAFWVTAQAGGDVDTTCAIVGGIVAAGKSGAPPADWSAQTEELPDWLPR is encoded by the coding sequence ATGACAACCGCTGACTCTGCCTCCGAGCAACGTCTTGAGCGCGCCCTGGCCAGCCTGCGTGGACTGGCTGTGGGAGACGCGCTGGGTTCCCAATTTTTTGTGCCGGCCAACTATCCGCTGCTGAAGCAGCGCGGACTTCCACCCGGCCCCTGGCAGTGGACGGACGACACCGAGATGGCCTCTTCGGTGCTGGCCGTGCTGGTGAGGCACGAGCGAATCGATCAGGACGCGCTCGCTCATTCCTTCGCAGACCACCACGACTTCGACCGCGGATACGGCCCCGCCGTGAACCGGCTGCTCCGGCTCGTGCGGGAAGGCAGCGACTGGCGGGAGCTGGCGTCCGCGCTGTTCAACGGACAGGGCTCCTGGGGCAACGGTTCGTCGATGCGCATCGCGCCGCTCGGTGCCTGGTACGCGGACGACCCGGAGCAGGCCACGCACCAGGCCGAGATCTCCTCGTACACCACGCATCAGCATCGCGAGGCGGTCGTGGGCGCGATGGCTGTTGCGGCCGCTGCCTCGCTGGCGGCGGCGTCCGCGGGACCACCCACCCCGACAGAACTTCTCGACGGTGTGATCGGGCTCGTACCGCGCAGCGCGGTCGGCGCCGGGCTGCGCCGGGCACGCGACATGCTCGACTACGACGATGCCGGGACGGTCGCTGCGGTCCTCGGTAACGGCCGGCGCACCAGTGCACATGACACCGTTCCGTTCGCCCTCTGGTCGGCGGCGCGAAGTCTCGGCGACTTCGAGCAGGCCTTCTGGGTGACGGCCCAAGCGGGCGGCGATGTCGACACGACCTGTGCGATCGTCGGCGGGATCGTCGCGGCGGGCAAGTCGGGCGCACCGCCTGCCGACTGGTCGGCACAGACGGAGGAGCTGCCGGACTGGCTCCCGCGGTAG
- a CDS encoding DUF4153 domain-containing protein: MSDHTSETPRPEDAPEGSQRSEGSELSEMSERAGRAGRAAMSKAPMPEPRGAAAEPPKVPVSARQDGPQRPPNPWQQGRPQASAVSRLRPAKPPAIRTATLCSILATAILSALLLGDGLGPNLLIVAVPAALAAYFAAQAAGRRLRPWTAVWAVGGLALLAVPALRDAGWPTFLAVVSAVALGSLALHGSRSWLGVFLGSLGLFSSITDGLAWGGRGVRERMAGSRGRLGVVFRTTGVAVVLLIVFGALFASADAAFADVLGNLIPDVSVGDSPWRLFLFVIGLVGALAAAYSAAVPVRWDGITVRPGKASGRLEWALPLIVLNLLFAVFIAIQLTVLLGGYDKVMAETDLSYSQYARQGFWQLLWATLLTLLVIAIALRRAPRGRGSDLTLVRSVLGTLCLLTLIVVASALRRMDLYVDAYGLTRLRISVAAMELWLGVVLVLIMAAGVFGARLLPRAVAASAAAAVLAFGLVSPDGLIAEQNVQRYRNDHSIDIDYLRGLSADAVPALDTLPEPLRSCALKDIQRSLRSSDTPWYATSWGEARARGILRKRGPNDLAQSCDASRTSGGGSDRGGDEDDQYDPYDPY; the protein is encoded by the coding sequence ATGTCCGATCACACGTCAGAAACACCTCGCCCGGAAGATGCCCCCGAGGGGTCCCAGCGGTCTGAGGGGTCCGAGCTGTCGGAGATGTCGGAACGGGCCGGGAGGGCCGGGAGGGCCGCGATGTCGAAGGCCCCGATGCCGGAACCCCGCGGCGCAGCCGCCGAGCCGCCGAAGGTGCCGGTCTCCGCGCGACAGGATGGACCACAGCGCCCGCCCAACCCCTGGCAGCAGGGCAGACCCCAGGCCTCGGCGGTCTCACGACTTCGCCCGGCCAAACCCCCCGCCATCCGGACCGCGACACTCTGTTCCATCCTGGCCACCGCGATACTGAGCGCCCTCCTGTTGGGTGACGGCCTCGGCCCGAACCTTCTGATCGTCGCGGTTCCCGCAGCGCTCGCGGCATACTTCGCCGCACAGGCGGCCGGTCGCCGACTCCGCCCATGGACAGCTGTCTGGGCGGTCGGCGGCCTTGCGCTCCTCGCCGTCCCGGCACTTCGGGACGCCGGATGGCCCACCTTCCTGGCGGTCGTATCGGCTGTCGCACTGGGCTCACTCGCCCTGCACGGCAGTCGCAGCTGGCTCGGGGTGTTTCTCGGTTCGCTGGGCCTGTTCAGTTCCATCACCGATGGCCTGGCCTGGGGCGGGCGAGGTGTGCGTGAACGAATGGCAGGCTCCCGGGGCCGGCTCGGAGTCGTATTCCGCACCACTGGTGTGGCGGTCGTCCTGCTCATCGTGTTCGGGGCACTGTTCGCAAGCGCCGATGCCGCCTTCGCCGACGTGCTCGGCAACCTGATCCCGGATGTGTCGGTGGGCGACAGCCCCTGGCGGTTGTTCCTCTTCGTGATCGGCCTGGTCGGTGCGCTCGCCGCCGCGTACAGCGCAGCCGTACCGGTGCGGTGGGACGGCATCACCGTTCGACCGGGGAAGGCGAGCGGACGGCTGGAATGGGCCCTTCCGCTCATCGTGCTGAATCTGCTGTTCGCCGTCTTCATCGCCATCCAGCTCACCGTGCTGCTCGGCGGATACGACAAGGTGATGGCCGAAACCGATCTGAGCTACTCCCAATACGCCCGTCAGGGTTTCTGGCAGCTTCTCTGGGCCACGCTCCTCACGCTGCTGGTGATCGCGATCGCCCTGCGCCGGGCTCCTCGCGGACGGGGCAGCGACCTCACTCTCGTACGGAGCGTGCTCGGCACGTTGTGCCTGCTCACCCTCATAGTCGTGGCGTCCGCGCTGAGGCGTATGGACCTGTACGTCGATGCGTACGGTCTGACACGGCTGCGTATATCCGTGGCTGCGATGGAACTCTGGCTCGGCGTGGTTCTCGTCCTGATCATGGCGGCCGGCGTGTTCGGTGCCCGCCTGCTGCCGCGTGCCGTCGCCGCCAGCGCAGCCGCCGCCGTGCTCGCGTTCGGACTGGTCTCGCCCGATGGGCTGATCGCGGAGCAGAACGTCCAGCGGTACCGCAACGACCACTCGATAGACATCGACTACCTCCGGGGCCTCTCGGCCGACGCCGTACCGGCCCTGGACACGCTGCCCGAGCCACTGCGCTCCTGCGCCCTCAAGGACATCCAGCGGTCGCTGCGATCCTCGGACACCCCGTGGTACGCCACGAGCTGGGGCGAGGCGCGGGCCCGGGGCATTCTGAGAAAGCGGGGTCCGAATGACCTGGCACAGAGCTGCGACGCTTCCCGTACGAGCGGCGGTGGCAGTGACCGCGGCGGTGACGAAGACGATCAGTACGACCCCTACGACCCGTACTGA
- a CDS encoding ribonuclease HII produces MPYEPPTHTVERSLRATTGAKTVAGVDEVGRGAWAGPVTVCAAVTGLRRPPAGLTDSKLISPKRRAELAPLLERWVTAFALGDASPQEIDDLGMTAALRLAAVRALEALPVRPDAVILDGKHDYLGEPWQVRTVIKGDQSCIAVAAASVIAKVRRDTMMAEMGAASGEYAAFAFDANAGYPSPVHRAALEEWGPTPLHRLSWSYLDALPRWQHLKKVRFSAEAAALENGGQLGFDF; encoded by the coding sequence ATGCCGTACGAACCACCCACGCACACTGTCGAGCGCTCGCTGCGCGCGACCACTGGTGCCAAGACCGTCGCCGGTGTCGATGAGGTTGGACGCGGAGCGTGGGCGGGACCGGTCACTGTGTGTGCGGCCGTCACCGGCCTTCGCAGACCTCCCGCCGGACTCACCGACTCCAAGCTGATCAGTCCCAAGCGCCGCGCTGAGCTGGCCCCGTTGCTGGAGCGCTGGGTCACCGCGTTCGCTCTGGGAGACGCTTCTCCGCAGGAGATCGACGACCTGGGCATGACAGCTGCACTCCGCCTCGCAGCCGTGCGCGCCCTCGAAGCCCTGCCAGTCCGACCCGACGCGGTGATACTCGACGGCAAACACGACTACCTGGGAGAGCCCTGGCAGGTCCGCACTGTGATCAAGGGCGACCAGTCCTGTATCGCGGTCGCGGCGGCTTCGGTGATCGCGAAGGTTCGACGGGACACGATGATGGCCGAAATGGGCGCGGCTTCCGGCGAGTACGCTGCCTTCGCCTTCGACGCCAACGCCGGCTACCCGTCGCCCGTGCACCGGGCCGCGCTGGAGGAGTGGGGGCCCACACCCCTGCACCGCCTTTCATGGTCCTACCTCGACGCGCTGCCCAGGTGGCAGCACCTCAAGAAGGTCCGCTTCTCCGCCGAGGCGGCTGCACTGGAAAACGGGGGCCAACTCGGCTTCGACTTCTGA
- a CDS encoding RecQ family ATP-dependent DNA helicase: MTNADRAVLRASADSVLARLVGDTSGAARLREGQWRAIEALVADKRRALVVQRTGWGKSAVYFVATSLLRARGGGPTVIVSPLLALMRNQVAAAARAGISARTINSSNTEEWDTVQAEVAAGEVDVLLVSPERLNNPDFRDQVLPRLAAATGLLVVDEAHCISDWGHDFRPDYRRLRTMLADLPAGVPVLATTATANARVTADVAEQLGTGAGTDALVLRGPLDRESLSLGVLQLPNAAHRLAWLGDHLKELPGSGIIYTLTVAAAEEITTYLRQCGHTVASYTGRTENADRQQAEDDLLANRVKALVATSALGMGFDKPDLGFVVHLGSPASPIAYYQQVGRAGRGVEHAEVLLLPGKEDEAIWQYFASVAFPPEEQVRRTIDALAQAGRPLSLPALEPLVDLRRTRLETMLKVLDVDGAVRRVKGGWIATGEPWVYDSERYAWVARQRASEQQAMREYATTTDCRMEFLRRQLDDENATACGRCDNCAGARFDDHVSGAALDGARGELARPGVEVEPRKMWPTGLAAVGVDLKGRIPAGELSFPGRALGRLSDIGWGNRLRPMLAAQTVDAPVPDDVTNAVVSVLADWAKGPGGWASRGEDAAPRPVGVVTIASHSKPRLIQSLGRGIAEAGRMPLLGSVTYAPEADGVRVSQTNSAQRVRALHEALVVEPELADALATADGPVLLVDDLSDTGWTLAVAARLLRRAGAQGVFPLVLAVQA, encoded by the coding sequence ATGACCAACGCAGACCGCGCAGTGCTCAGGGCTTCGGCCGATTCCGTACTTGCCCGACTCGTCGGGGACACCTCAGGTGCTGCACGGCTGCGGGAGGGCCAGTGGCGGGCCATTGAGGCACTCGTCGCCGACAAGCGCAGGGCCTTGGTCGTCCAGCGAACCGGCTGGGGCAAGTCCGCCGTGTACTTCGTCGCGACATCGCTGCTCCGGGCGCGGGGCGGCGGGCCGACCGTGATCGTCTCACCGCTGCTGGCGTTGATGCGCAACCAGGTCGCGGCGGCGGCCCGGGCAGGAATCAGCGCCCGTACGATCAATTCGTCCAACACCGAAGAGTGGGACACCGTCCAGGCCGAGGTTGCGGCCGGGGAGGTGGACGTGCTGCTGGTCAGTCCCGAGCGGCTCAACAATCCCGATTTCCGGGACCAGGTCCTGCCCCGGCTTGCCGCCGCGACCGGGCTCCTCGTGGTCGACGAGGCGCACTGCATTTCCGACTGGGGCCATGACTTCCGGCCCGACTACCGACGTCTGCGGACCATGCTGGCCGATCTGCCCGCCGGCGTACCCGTGCTGGCAACCACGGCCACCGCGAACGCGCGAGTGACCGCGGATGTCGCGGAGCAGCTGGGCACCGGCGCGGGTACGGATGCTCTCGTACTGCGTGGCCCGCTGGACCGGGAGAGCCTCAGCCTCGGCGTCCTTCAACTACCCAATGCCGCACACCGGCTGGCCTGGCTGGGCGATCACCTCAAGGAACTCCCCGGCTCAGGGATCATCTACACGCTGACGGTTGCGGCCGCCGAGGAGATCACCACGTATCTGCGCCAGTGCGGGCACACGGTGGCGTCCTACACCGGCCGCACCGAAAACGCCGACCGCCAGCAGGCTGAGGACGACCTCCTTGCCAATCGCGTCAAGGCCCTGGTGGCAACGTCCGCGCTGGGCATGGGATTCGACAAGCCCGACCTGGGTTTCGTCGTTCATCTCGGCTCCCCCGCCTCCCCCATCGCCTACTACCAACAGGTGGGGCGCGCGGGCCGCGGCGTCGAACATGCGGAGGTGCTGCTGCTCCCGGGCAAGGAGGACGAGGCGATCTGGCAGTACTTCGCATCGGTTGCCTTCCCTCCGGAGGAGCAGGTCCGGCGGACGATCGATGCTCTCGCCCAGGCGGGCCGTCCGCTTTCGCTGCCGGCCCTGGAGCCCTTGGTCGACCTGAGACGCACCCGGCTGGAGACCATGCTCAAGGTGCTCGACGTCGATGGCGCCGTCAGGCGGGTGAAGGGCGGCTGGATCGCCACGGGTGAGCCCTGGGTGTACGACTCCGAGCGCTATGCCTGGGTTGCCCGCCAACGGGCCTCCGAGCAGCAGGCGATGCGCGAATACGCAACGACGACCGACTGCCGGATGGAGTTCCTGCGCCGCCAGCTGGACGACGAGAATGCAACCGCATGCGGACGTTGTGACAACTGCGCGGGTGCTCGCTTCGACGACCACGTGTCGGGTGCGGCACTGGACGGGGCCCGGGGCGAACTCGCCAGGCCCGGCGTGGAGGTGGAACCCCGCAAGATGTGGCCGACCGGTCTCGCCGCTGTGGGTGTCGACCTCAAGGGCCGTATTCCCGCGGGAGAGCTGTCGTTCCCCGGCCGTGCGCTGGGTCGGCTCTCCGACATCGGCTGGGGCAACCGGCTGCGTCCGATGCTGGCGGCGCAGACGGTAGATGCCCCCGTGCCGGACGACGTGACGAACGCGGTTGTGAGTGTGCTGGCCGACTGGGCCAAGGGTCCCGGGGGCTGGGCCTCTCGGGGTGAGGACGCCGCACCCCGACCGGTCGGAGTGGTCACTATCGCCTCACACAGCAAGCCGCGGCTCATCCAGTCGCTCGGCAGAGGCATCGCCGAGGCCGGCCGGATGCCCCTGCTGGGCAGTGTCACCTATGCACCGGAGGCCGATGGTGTGCGGGTCTCGCAGACCAACAGCGCACAGCGGGTTCGGGCTCTGCACGAAGCGCTGGTCGTGGAACCCGAGCTGGCCGACGCCTTGGCCACGGCGGACGGTCCCGTACTACTCGTGGACGATCTCTCGGACACCGGCTGGACACTGGCCGTGGCGGCGCGACTGCTGCGCCGGGCCGGGGCACAGGGGGTGTTTCCGCTGGTCCTCGCTGTTCAGGCGTGA